AAGATGAAGGCTTTCTAGCGCAAATGGATCGAGCTGACCGTCAGTTAGACGATTATTTGCAAGAACGCACTTGGTATCAAAAACAACGGGAAGACAAACCAAAAGAATGCTACGCCTATTTTTCGGCGGAATTTGGACTTGTTGATTGTTTACCCGTGTATTCTGGCGGCTTAGGCGTTCTGGCTGGGGATCACCTCAAATCTGCTAGTGACTTGGGGCTACCGCTTGTCGGTGTAGGTTTGCTGTATCAGCAAGGCTACTTTGCCCAGTATCTGAATGCTGATGGCTGGCAGCAAGAACGCTACTTGCTCAATGATTTTTATAATATGCCCTTGCATCTAGAGCGTAATGCCGATGGTTCAGAGCTACGGATTGCGGTAGATTATCCAGGACGCAAGGTATACGCTAGAGTTTGGCGCGTACAGGTGGGAACTGTTCCCTTGTATCTGCTTGACACCAATATTGAACCCAACAACACTTACGACCACGACATTACAGATCAGCTGTATGGTGGCGACATCGATATGCGTATCCACCAGGAAATCATGCTGGGGATCGGTGGTGTGCAAATGCTCAAAGCTTTGGGGCTGAAAGTCACCGCTTACCACATGAATGAAGGCCACGCCGCCTTCTCTGCCCTAGAACGCATCCGCTTGCTGATTCAGGAAGAAGGGCTGAGTTATGCCCAAGCTAAACAGGTGGTGGCTTCCAGTAATATCTTTACTACTCACACGCCAGTACCAGCAGGGATTGACTTATTCGCTCCCGACAAAATGCTGCACTACTTGGGGTACTATGCAGAGATATTTGGGTTGCCCAAAGAGCAATTTTTAGGACTGGGGCGCGAGAATACAGGTGATTTATCTGGGCCTTTCAGTATGGCGGTGCTGGCTTTGAAAATGGCAACATTTTCTAACGGTGTTGCACAACTCCACGGGGTAGTGTCGCGGCAAATGTTCCAGGGCTTGTGGCAGAAAGTACCAGTAGAAGAAGTGCCGATCGCAGCAATTACTAATGGTGTCCATGCTCGGAGTTGTGTGGCGAAATCGACTCAAGAGTTATACGATCGCTACCTCGGCCCAAATTGGTCATCAGCACCACCAGATAGCCCATTGTGGGAGCGGATGGACGCTATACCCGATGAAGAATTGTGGCGCAATCACGAACGCTGCCGCTTAGATATGATTTTGTATGTGCGGGAGCATTTGGTCAAGCATTTAACCGATCGCGGCGCTTCTGCTTCCGAAATTACCCAAGCCCAAGAAGTTTTAGATCCTTACGCTTTCACTATTGGCTTTGCCCGTCGCTTTGCCACCTACAAACGGGCTACCCTCTGGATGCGCGATCTGGATCGGATTAAGCGGCTTCTGCTAGCTAACAAAGACCGGAAAGTGCAATTTGTGATTGCTGGTAAGGCACATCCCAAGGATATTCCCGGTAAAGAACTCATCCGCGAGATCAATCACTTTATCCGCGAACAACATTTAGAAAAACAGGTAGTGTTTGTTCCCAATTACGACATTCACATATCCCGGTTGATGGTTGCGGGTTGCGATATCTGGTTAAATACACCGCGTCGTCCACGGGAAGCCTCTGGTACTAGCGGGATGAAAGCGGCAATGAATGGATTGCCAAATTTAAGTGTACTAGACGGTTGGTGGGATGAAGCTGATTACGTCCGCACGGGCTGGGCGATTGGACATGGAGAGAATTACGACGATCCTAACTATCAGGATGAAGTAGAAGCAAATGCTCTCTACGAGTTATTAGAGAAGGATGTTGTACCACTATTTTACGATCACCGAGATACTGATGGCTTGCCCCGTCCGTGGGTTGCCAAAATGAAGGATGCAATTCGGTTGAATTGTCCTTTCTTTAACACAGCGCGGATGGTAGGAGAGTATGCACAAAGAGCTTATTTCCCGGCTAGCGATCGCTATCATACCCTGACTGTTGATAACTATGCCCCAGCCAAAGAACTAGCCGCTTGGAAAGAAAAACTGGGCGAACACTGGTTTAACATCAGAATCAAAGATGTTGATGTATCGGCAGCTTCAGACATTGAAGTTAACCAAACTGTTGCTGTCAAAGCCAAAGTTGACTTAGCAACCTTGACCAATGATGATGTGCAGGTGGAGTTATATCAAGGTGCGATCGATGCCAATGGCGAGATTGTCAACGCTGTAACAGTGGTGATGGATTACCAAGGTGAGGATTCACAGCAATTGAGTATTTACACTGGTAATATCACTTATACCGCTTCTGGTTTGCAAGGTTTGTCTTTACGTGTATTGCCGAAAAATCAAAATCTGGCTAATGCTTATGAACCAAGGTTGATTGCTTGGGCAGAGTAATAGTGGTGAGTAGTTATTAAATACTCAAGATTAGGCGTTGCTAAATTAAGTTTAGCAACGCCTTTTATTATGCGATGCAGTTATGCCCAAAAGTAATTATTGCTAGAATTACGAGCAATTATAACGGAAATGCAATTTGACTTTTGCGATTGCGATCGCAAAAGTCAGCTTCTTAGGCTTCGCTCGATCCGCGCTTTGGAGCCAGAAGTACTGATGTCTGCGATCGCAGATTTGTTAGTTTACAAACGTAATACCAATCTGTAATAGCTTTCGGCAAAATTTACGATCGAAAGATTAATGTTACATAAACAAAACATTTTTACGTAAATTTGTTGGCAAATAATGTGAAGAATATGCAAAGATAAGTCTTTAAGAAAAAATATTTAAGTAAATAGAGTAGTATATGGTCAGTATTGGGTTATTTAGATGTTCTCTATTTTCAAGGTAAACATCTACGCAGAATCGCTTACAAGGAGGGTATAAAAATCTCTTTGCCAATCGAAAATTGAATATTTTCTATTCTAGTAGGACTTAGACGCTGGCAAGAAACCAAATACCAAGTATGAATTTTAGGCATTCAATTGTCAGATTTTTTAATTATCCTTGTTCGCTAATTTTTATTGAACAAGAATAATTAATTTAGCCTGAAATGACCGATTATTCTGAATACACACGCTCATTAGTTTGTACAGCACTTAAGGCTTAGATAGGTTTTAAATAGATTAGGTAGTGTTAAACAAAAGCCATTCTTTGGATAAATCTTTAAGAAACATTAGTGTTACTTAAGGGGCAAATATAAGCATGGCAAAAACTTGAAATTCCTGTAAATTTTTATACCCAAAAATAGCAATCAACTCCATGTTGAGAACTGAAGTTACTGAAAAGCTAGATTTAGGTAGTAAAAGTTATGGCAAATATCATTGGAACCAAAGGTAATGATACCTTAGTAGGTCTTTATGGCCCGGACACAATTAAGGGTCTTGCAGGCAACGATACCATCAAAGGTAACGGCGGCAACGACACTCTAACTGGTGGCGGTTGCAATGATGAATTTGTTTATCTCTACAGTACCAATGATATCATCACCGATTTTGGTGGCATAGGTAAAGGAACAAACCCTACAGCAGGAGTCATTGCCGAAGTTGACACTCTGATATTCCAAGGTGATGGCTTGACTGCTCGAAATTTGCAGCTGACCCAAAATGGCAACAATCTGGAAATCACCTTTGAAGAGCATGATAGTCCCAAAGTCATCCTGCAAAACTTTGCCTTGGAAAACCTGGATAACCTGAGCAAATCTACTGGAGCCACTGTAGACTTGGGCAATATCCTGTTTGATGGGCAAACAAGCATCACGGATAGCTTTGATGTTTTCAATGCCAACTCCACTCAAAGTACTATCTTCAATAAGAATACAGTCACGTTCCTTAATGACCTGAACAATAATGTTAACGGCTTTGATAACTCAGATGATGTGATTAATGGTCAAGGGGGTGATGACAAAATCGATGGCTTGAGTGGCAATGACATGCTCAGAGGTGGTGCCGGGAATGACACTCTCATTGGTGGTGCCGGGAATGACACTCTCATTGGCGGTCAGGGCAATAACCTGCTTTATGGTGGCGATGGAAATAATTATCTCTCCGTTTCTGGTGACTACAGCCCGCTCCGAGGAGGCTCATTTTTATTTGGCAATCCTACCTCTGGCAATAGCATCCTCAATGGTGGTGTTAGTGACGATACCTTGGATGCTAGTTATTCAACAGGCAATAATGGCTAGCTACAAGAATATTGAACGATTAGATATCACAGGTACAGTCTACGATGACAATATTGTAGGGAACAGTGGGAACGATACCCTCTCCGGCGGCGATGCTGGCAATGATACGATCGATGGGGGTAAGGGTGACGATTTGTTGTTCGTAAATTATGCCAGTGATTCTTCTGGAATCACTTCGACTTTTAATACTACTACTAACACTGGGTCAATTAAAGCAGGTATCAATAGACTTGTCGGGAAATAAGAGAGAATAGACAGCAGTGGTAGGGAAGAATGATGCTGAATATTGAAGGTGCGCTGAAGCAAGACCGACTGTTGAGGGCATTAACTGGGTTGAACCGGAAAGCATTTGATGCCCTTTTGCCCACGTTTACCACGATGTACCTAGATACTCAACAGGCCAAGCCTCGTCAACGTGGCCTGGGTGGAGGACGCAAAGCCCGCTTACTTACAGCCCAAGACAAATTGTTTTTCATCCTTTTCTATTTCAAATGTTATCCGACCTTCGATGTGGCGGGACTGCTCTTTGATATGCATCGCTCCCAGGCACATGAGTGGATGCATCGATTGCAGCCAATATTAGAAGCGGCTTTGGGACAGAAGATGGCGCTGCCGGAACGCCATCTCGAAAGCATTGAAGCATTTTTGTCACGCTTTCCAGGAGTGCAACGAGTGATGATTGATGGGACAGAACGCCCAATTGCGCGACCTCAAGAAAGAGAACAACAACAACAGAATTACTCCGGTAAAAAGAAACGTCATACGCGTAAACACTTGGCGGCAGTTGATGAAACCAAACGGGTCTTGATCTTAAGCAAAGCACGAGAAGGCAAACTGCATGACAAACGTTTTCATGACGAAGATGACATTGCAGGTAGTGTGCCTGATGAAATTCCGATTGAAGTAGACTCGGGCTTTCAGGGATTACAGAAGCAGTATGACAATCTCCATCTTCCTCACAAAAAGCCCAAAGGGGGCAAGTTAAGTGACCTTCAAAAAACGGAGAATCGTCAATTGAGTCAATCCCGTGTAGTTTGCGAAAATGCCTTTGCTGGTGTGAAGCGCTACAACGCCGCCAGTGTCATTTATCGTAATCGGATTGAAAACTTTGATGACCATTTGATGCTGACCGCAGCAGGATTATGGAACTTCTACTTGATGGCTGCTTAAGAGAATCCCAATTACAAGACCAGCATTGCCTCACTTATCTTTTATTTCCCGACAACTCTAATAGTCTTAGCTACAAGAGTGTTAGCTACAAGAATATCGAACGCTTAAATATCTTAGGTACTTATGGCAATGACAACATTGTGGGGAGTAATAGCAACGATACGCTCTCTGGGGGCGGTGGCAATGACATCCTGGCAGGTGGGAATGGCACTGATACTTTTGTTTTCGATAGTTACAACCAAGGTGTTGATACTATTTATGACTTCAACGCTACTAATGAATTGATTCAGCTATCGTTTTATGGGTTTGGAAGTCGCTTATCAATAGGTTCACTTTCAGCAAGTCAGTTTACAGTCGGAACATCTGCAACCACTAGTGAAGAACGATTTATTTACAACAGCGCTACAGGTGCATTGTTCTTTGACCAAGATGGCAGTGCATCTGGGTTTACTCAGGTACAATTTGCACAGCTATCTGCTGGATTGTCACTAACCAACAACAATTTTGTCGTTGTTTAATCTTTATTAGCGCTCTGCCATTACTAGGCGTTACGGTTTGCGAAATGCTATTTTTAGCATCTCGCATTCCATTGCTCAATATAAGTCGTTTTGGTAAGCGATCGCAATTTTTGTACACAAAACCTTTGCTGCTTAAATTCTTTGAGGGATGATAATGTAGCCTGTGGTGCGATCGCCTAGAACTAAGTTACGTTCTTCTCCCCAATACCACCAGTATGCAGCAACATAAGCGCAAACTAGGCTATCTAGTTTATCTTCGGTTGCTTTGAGGTCTGCGCCTGTGGTGGGGATTTCAAGAAGGAATGAACCGCAGAGGCGCAGGGAACGCAGAGGGGGAGAAAAGGAGGGGAGGATATCGAGAAGATAATTTTGGAGTTTGATTAATTCTAGGCGGCGATCGCTGAGTCGTCCTTTTTTGTATTTGAGGATGCGTTCTAAGTTGAATAGGTTAACGATTGCTGGGTGGGGGAAGACTTCTATTTGATATCGGCTGAGTTTTTGCGGTTCAATCGTGGGTGCGTGGGCAAAACCGCGTGATTCTAACTCTAAACCAAAGTTGATGGTGCGATCGGCGAAGGGTAAGTTTTGATTAGCTGGATAGCATCCCGCATGATATTTGCCAAAGTACTTGTGGCTGAGTTTGTCGGGGAGGCGACTCCCGGTAGGATTAGGTATGAGGGTAGGTGCATCTACGGCGATGATGGCTGGTTCGTCTGGTTGGACGCTGCGATCGATCCAGGTGAAGATGTCTGCAATAGCTTCTTTACGGTCTAAATCGAGTAATTGCAGTTGTCCATCTATCCATTCTAAACAGCATAGTCCGCTTGGTTGCGATCGCCAGCCTAAATCAATGCCAATAAATTTCATTGTCATAACATGAATTTGCGATTATTTTCGCATTTTCAGGCTACCATTTACCTAAATTTACTTGCGAAAAATTGTGAGAAATAATCTTATAATCTTGAATAGCTTGTCTTAATTTATTTTATCTGGCAATAAATTAATCAAGATTATTCCAATGAAAATCTTATTTTTACATCCAAATTTTCCTTCACAATTTCGCAATCTAGCGACAGTTTTAGGTAAAGATCCTAATTGCAAAGTCGTCTTTGGAACAAATCGTCGTGAAGGCGAAATACCTGGCGTTTTTAAAGCTATTTACACTCCTTCTCGGGAAGCTGCTCCCCAAACCCACCATTACGTTCGCAACCTAGAAAATGCTGTTATCACCGCGCAAGCTGTGTATCGCGTGTCGGAAAAACTAAAGGCTGAAGGTTTCGTTCCAGATATAGTTTATGGTCATTCTGGTTGGGGGCCGACTTTATTTATGAAAGATGTTTTTCCCAAAGCAGAATTATTGTGTTATTTCGAGTGGTTTTATCACGCTCACGGTTCGGATGCAGATTTTGATCCCAATGAACCGCTGAATGCTGATGATGAATGCCGCATCCGCGTAAAAAATGCACCGATTTTGACTGATTTATATAGCTGCGATCGCGGTCTTTCTCCCACTAATTGGCAGCGTCACCAGTTTCCCAAAGAATATCATAGCAAAATCACTGTACTTCATGATGGTATTGATACCAATTATTTTGTTCCCAAGCCAGACGCAAAGTTAGTTTTACCAAGAATAAATCTTGACCTTTCCTATGTCGAAGAGTTGGTAACTTATGTGGGACGGGGAATGGAACCTTATAGAGGATTTCCACAGTTTATGGAAACGGTGGCACTAATTCAACAGCGAAGACCTAAGTGTCATGTAGTAGTTGTGGGAGAAGATAGGGTGGCTTATGGGAAGAATCTCCCCGATGGTCAGACTTATAAACAATTAATGCTAGAAAAATTAAAATCATCTTTAGATTTATCAAGGCTGCACTTTACAGATAGACTACCTTACAATGAGTATCTTCAGGTTTTACAAGCTTCTTCTGCTCATATTTATTTAACCCGTCCTTTTGTTTTATCCTGGTCAATGTTAGAAGTAATGGCAGCAGGATGTTTACTAATAGCTTCTAAGACTCCGCCAGTATTGGAAGTGATAAAGGATGGGGTAAATGGACTGCTAGTAGATTTCTTTTCTCCCCAGGATATTGCTAATCGGGTTGAAGAGGCGCTGAATCATCCTCAAGAGATGAAAAAAATTCGTGCGAATGCGCGAGAGACAATTCTGAAGCATTATGATTTAGCCAAGCTGTTACCACAGCATTTGCAATGGATGTTTGCTGGAAAAAATGCTAATAGTTTGAAAAAGCCCTCGATTTCTAAAGGATTTGGTAAAAGTCATTAGTCATTGGTCATTAGCCTTTTGCATAAATATTTTTTGCCTCAAGCAAAGGTGCAAATAGAAGCCTGAAAAGAACGACTTTTGTAAGAAGGATAATTAATTATTAGCTATCGATTAATACATAATAGCAAATGAGAAATGACAAATGACAGATATTTAAAATGCGAATTATTTTTACCATTGCCCATTTTTTTAAACCTAGCGGTGACGGTCGTCATGCTTCCCAACGCAAAGACCCACAACCCCGCTTGCAGGCGTTAACTAAAAGCCTTACTGCCTTACACGAATTATTTGGCAAATCTCAAAGTATCATCAATATTGCTCAACGAATAGCTTTCCCTGCGAATCAACCCCAGTCGCACGAACTAGATATTGTTATTTGCACAACCCAAGATA
The Nostoc punctiforme PCC 73102 genome window above contains:
- the glgP gene encoding alpha-glucan family phosphorylase, giving the protein MQPIRTFNVSPSLPPRLEPLRRLAYNLHWDWNVESKDLFRRLDSDLWESSHHNPVLMLGTISQSRLLEVVEDEGFLAQMDRADRQLDDYLQERTWYQKQREDKPKECYAYFSAEFGLVDCLPVYSGGLGVLAGDHLKSASDLGLPLVGVGLLYQQGYFAQYLNADGWQQERYLLNDFYNMPLHLERNADGSELRIAVDYPGRKVYARVWRVQVGTVPLYLLDTNIEPNNTYDHDITDQLYGGDIDMRIHQEIMLGIGGVQMLKALGLKVTAYHMNEGHAAFSALERIRLLIQEEGLSYAQAKQVVASSNIFTTHTPVPAGIDLFAPDKMLHYLGYYAEIFGLPKEQFLGLGRENTGDLSGPFSMAVLALKMATFSNGVAQLHGVVSRQMFQGLWQKVPVEEVPIAAITNGVHARSCVAKSTQELYDRYLGPNWSSAPPDSPLWERMDAIPDEELWRNHERCRLDMILYVREHLVKHLTDRGASASEITQAQEVLDPYAFTIGFARRFATYKRATLWMRDLDRIKRLLLANKDRKVQFVIAGKAHPKDIPGKELIREINHFIREQHLEKQVVFVPNYDIHISRLMVAGCDIWLNTPRRPREASGTSGMKAAMNGLPNLSVLDGWWDEADYVRTGWAIGHGENYDDPNYQDEVEANALYELLEKDVVPLFYDHRDTDGLPRPWVAKMKDAIRLNCPFFNTARMVGEYAQRAYFPASDRYHTLTVDNYAPAKELAAWKEKLGEHWFNIRIKDVDVSAASDIEVNQTVAVKAKVDLATLTNDDVQVELYQGAIDANGEIVNAVTVVMDYQGEDSQQLSIYTGNITYTASGLQGLSLRVLPKNQNLANAYEPRLIAWAE
- a CDS encoding glycosyltransferase family 4 protein; this encodes MKILFLHPNFPSQFRNLATVLGKDPNCKVVFGTNRREGEIPGVFKAIYTPSREAAPQTHHYVRNLENAVITAQAVYRVSEKLKAEGFVPDIVYGHSGWGPTLFMKDVFPKAELLCYFEWFYHAHGSDADFDPNEPLNADDECRIRVKNAPILTDLYSCDRGLSPTNWQRHQFPKEYHSKITVLHDGIDTNYFVPKPDAKLVLPRINLDLSYVEELVTYVGRGMEPYRGFPQFMETVALIQQRRPKCHVVVVGEDRVAYGKNLPDGQTYKQLMLEKLKSSLDLSRLHFTDRLPYNEYLQVLQASSAHIYLTRPFVLSWSMLEVMAAGCLLIASKTPPVLEVIKDGVNGLLVDFFSPQDIANRVEEALNHPQEMKKIRANARETILKHYDLAKLLPQHLQWMFAGKNANSLKKPSISKGFGKSH
- a CDS encoding calcium-binding protein encodes the protein MELLLDGCLRESQLQDQHCLTYLLFPDNSNSLSYKSVSYKNIERLNILGTYGNDNIVGSNSNDTLSGGGGNDILAGGNGTDTFVFDSYNQGVDTIYDFNATNELIQLSFYGFGSRLSIGSLSASQFTVGTSATTSEERFIYNSATGALFFDQDGSASGFTQVQFAQLSAGLSLTNNNFVVV
- a CDS encoding DUF429 domain-containing protein; translation: MKFIGIDLGWRSQPSGLCCLEWIDGQLQLLDLDRKEAIADIFTWIDRSVQPDEPAIIAVDAPTLIPNPTGSRLPDKLSHKYFGKYHAGCYPANQNLPFADRTINFGLELESRGFAHAPTIEPQKLSRYQIEVFPHPAIVNLFNLERILKYKKGRLSDRRLELIKLQNYLLDILPSFSPPLRSLRLCGSFLLEIPTTGADLKATEDKLDSLVCAYVAAYWWYWGEERNLVLGDRTTGYIIIPQRI
- a CDS encoding transposase, whose protein sequence is MMLNIEGALKQDRLLRALTGLNRKAFDALLPTFTTMYLDTQQAKPRQRGLGGGRKARLLTAQDKLFFILFYFKCYPTFDVAGLLFDMHRSQAHEWMHRLQPILEAALGQKMALPERHLESIEAFLSRFPGVQRVMIDGTERPIARPQEREQQQQNYSGKKKRHTRKHLAAVDETKRVLILSKAREGKLHDKRFHDEDDIAGSVPDEIPIEVDSGFQGLQKQYDNLHLPHKKPKGGKLSDLQKTENRQLSQSRVVCENAFAGVKRYNAASVIYRNRIENFDDHLMLTAAGLWNFYLMAA